Within Stella humosa, the genomic segment CCGTTGCTGCCGTCGAGCGCGGAAAGTTCGATCGTCGCATCGAAACCAGCCGAGCTGCCGAACAGGACGAAGCTGCTGCCGGAACCGGACGCGCTGGCGTAGGCCCGGTACGCGCCGATGATGACGTCGTCGAAGCCGTCGCCATTCACGTCGCCGGCGGCACCGACGGATCGGCCGCTCGTTACGATCACCCCTGCGCCGTCGATCCGGAAGCCCGTGTCGCCGTCAAGCGACGACAGTTGAACGCTGCTGGGAAAAGGCATGGCCAACTTTCAAGTTCGCCGCGCCGGCTTCCCATGCGCAGTCATCGCCGACAGAACCAATTGCCGTTGTTCGTCCTGCAACATAGCGGCAATCAGCCCCGAATGGCGAGCCGCCCTACCGCCGCCCGGCCGTGCGCGTACCGATGTTCAGCCGCGGGATGCGCAGGCGGGTCTCGCGGTGGACGATGTAGAGGCCGCTGGCGGCGACGATGGCCGCACCCACCCACAGCAGCGCGTCGGGGATCTCGCCCCACACGGCATAGCCCAGGATCGAGCCCCACAGCATCGCCGTGTAGTCGAAGGGGGCGATGACGGCGACGGGCGTCAGGCGGAAGGCCTGGGTCATCAGCAACTGCGCGACGCCGCCGATCAGCCCGACCAGCACCAGCAGGGCCCAGTCCATGCCGACCGGCTCGACCCAGACGAAGGGTATGGCGGCGCCGGCCACGATCGTGCCGGCCATGGTGAAGTAGAAGGTGATGGCAGTCGTGGTGTCCGTGCGGCCCAGGTCGCGCATCAGGATCATCGCCAGCGAGTACAGCACCGTGCCGATCAGGGCGACGCCGGCGCCGATCTCGAACACGTCGGCCCCCGGTCGCACCATGATCAGCACGCCCGCGAAGCCGACGACGACGGCCGACCAGCGGCGGATGCCGACCTTCTCCTTCAGCAGCGGCACCGACAGCGCCGTGACGAACAGCGGCGCGGCGAAGCCGATGGCGATGACGTCGGCCAGCGGCATCACCCGGAAGGCGTGAAAGAAGCACACCATGGAGCCCAGGCCGATGAGGCAGCGCAGGGCATGCATGGCCGGGCGCTTGGTCTTCAGCCGGGCGATGCCGCCCTGCTGGATCACCAGGACGGCGATCGGCACCAGCGCGAACAGGCTGCGGAAGAACACCACCTGCATGGTCGGGAACTTGGCGCTCAGCCACTTGATGAGCGCGTCCATGACGACGAAGCAGGCGACGGCACCCAGCATGAAGAGGATGCCGCGGCCGGGTTGGTCCGCATGCAGGGCAGGCGTGGGCGTGATCAACGGCCGTCTCCGGACCAGGAGGGCGCGTCCGGCACCGTGCCCTTGGGCAGGCGCTCGACATGGGCGGCGATCGCGCCGGCGCGGGTGATCCAGACGTCGCCGGCCGCCGCCGCGATGTGGGCAAGGGCGCGCCGCAAATGAACCAGCCGGTGCGGCTGCCCCACCAGATAGGCGTGCAGCGCGATGCCCATGACGAGCGGGGCGTCTGCCGCCTGGCGGCGCATCTCGTCGAATTGGTCGACGATCATGTCGGCAAAGGCGTCGGCATCCATGCGGCGCGCGACGATGGCCGGGATGTCGTTCAGCTCCTGCGGGTAGGGCACCGACAGGATCGGGCCGGCGCGGGTTGCCATCCACACCGGCTGGTCGTCCATCGCCCAGTCCAGCACATAGCGGTAGCCGGCCTCCTTCAGCAGGCAGGGGGTGGCCCGGCTCTGGGAGATCCACGGACCCAGCCAGCCGGCCGGCAGCCGGCCTTCGTAGCGCACCATCGCCGCCGTCGCCTCGGCGATCAGTTGGCGCTCGTCCTCCTCGGCCAGGATGCCCTGGCGCTCGGCATTCGTGCGGCCGTGGCCCACCATCTCGTCGCCGCGGTCGCGGAAGGCTGCCACGAGCTGCGGGCAATAGTGATAGAGGCTGCTGTTGAGCAGGACCGACGCCGGCAGCGAAAGCTGGTCGAACAGCTCCAGCAGCCGCCAGGCCCCGACCCGGTTGCCATAGTCGCGCCAAGCATAGTTCAACACGTCCGGCTGCGGCCCGCCCGGCGCCAGTTCCGCACCCAGCCCCTCGCCGAACGCGAAATGCTCCAGGTTGAGGCCGATATAGACGGCCAGACGCCGGCCGTTCGGCCAGTCATAGACCGGGCGACGCGGCAGGCCGGAATAGGCATAGCGGCCGTGAGTCGGCAGGTGCATGGCAGCTCAGGCTCCGGGGAATTCGGGCCGCATACTGCGTTTGCGGCATGCCGGCGGTCCAGCCCGCATCGTAGGTCAGGGCCCTGGGATCGTTGCGGTTTTCCGCGTGGTGCGACGAGATGGCCGATTTCGATGCTTGCGGCTGGTATTGAGAATGACTATCACTCTGTTGCACCGCGACAATTCGGGACGGATTCAGATGACGGGGCGGTCTATGTTCACGGCTGCGGGGCGCCTGCTCGGCGGCCTCGCCACGGGCGTTGCGCTGGTTGCCACCGTACCGGCCTGGGCCGACGAGGCCCCGGTATTGGTGGAACTGAACCGGCTGGAAGAGCGCGGGGCGGATTGCCGCGCCTATCTCGTGCTCGACAACCGGGGCAAGGTCGCGTTCGAGGCGTTCAAGCTCGACCTGGTGATCTTCGACAAGGGCGGCGTGATCGCGCGACGACTGGCGCTCGATGTCGGGCCGATGCGGGCAGAGAAGAAGGGCGTGAAGGTCTTCGACCTGGCCGGGCTCGGCTGCCCGGACCTGTCCTCGATCCTGGTCAACGACGTGATCGAATGCGGCGACAAGGGCCGCGACTGCGTTGCACTCATGGAAGTGAGCAGCCGCGGCGCGGTCAAGCTGACGAAGTAGCAGTAGAGGTTCGTTCCAGCCATGGATGCCACCATTCCCGCGGCCGCCCACGCCGCTGCCGGCCATCTTTCGTTCGTCGATTTCTTCTGGATGGCCGATCCCGTCGTGAAGGCGGTGATGGTCGTCCTGCTGGTCGGCTCGGTCGGGGTCTGGGCGGTGGTGGTCGAGAAGATGGCGCGCGGCCGGCGGCTGCGCCGGGCGGTGGCAGCATTCGGCGCAGCACTCGGCGACGGCCGTGGCGTCGACCCGGGGCAGAGCCCGTTCGCCCGCAACGTCCTGGTGGCAGCCGCGCGCGAGCTGGCATTCGATCCGGCCGACGAAAGCCTGGGCGAGCGCCGGATGCGGGTCGAGCGCGCGGCCCGGCGCGCCGGCTTCGACCAGTTGAAACCGCTGGAACTGGGGCTGCCCTTCCTGGCGACGGTGTCCTCGGCCGGCCCCTTCATCGGCCTCTTCGGCACGGTCTGGGGCATCATGAACAGCTTCTCGGCCATTGCCGCCTCGCAGGACACCAGCCTGGCGGTGGTCGCCCCCGGTATCGCCGAGGCCCTGTTCGCGACGGCACTCGGCCTGATCGCGGCGGTCCCGGCCGTCATCGCCTACAACCGCTATGCCACCAGCCTGCGCCGGCTGCAGGGCGAGGTCTCGGCGGCGGTAGAGCGCCTGGGCGGCGAGCTGGTGCATCGCCGCGCGGCCGCCCATCGCATGGCCGCCTAGGGGCAGCCTGTCATGGCCGGTATGATCAACATGGGCGGCGACGATGACGAAGCGCCGCCGCTGGCGGGCGAGATCAACGTCACGCCCTTCGTCGACGTGATGCTGGTGCTGCTGATCGTGTTCATGGTGGCAGCGCCCCTGATGATGGCGGGCGTGCCGGTCCAATTGCCCAAGAGCGAGGCCGCCCGCGTCAGCGCGCCGCGCGAGCCGCTGGTCGTCAGCATCGACCGCGAGGGCAAGATCTTCCTGCGCCAGGACCCGGTGGAGGCCGACGCCTTGCGCAGCAACCTGCTGAAGCTGGCCGAGACCGAGAAGGACGCGGTCGTCTATGTCCGCGCCGACCGCACCATCCCCTATGGCCGGGCGATGGAGGTGCTGGGCATCGTCTCGGCGTCGGGCTTCGGCCGGGTGTCGCTGCTGTCCGAGGCTTCGGCGGCTTCGGCGCCGCCGCCGAAGCCCTGAGGGGCCGGTATTGGCCGATCGTTTCCTCCGCTGGCCCATCGTGGCCTCGATTGCCGGACATGCGGCGATCGTCGGCGCCATGGTCGCCTACCAGGCGATGCAGCCGCCGCCGCCGCCCAAGCCGGTCGAGATCGTCATGACGGCGGTGCCGACCACCATGGACGCCCTGTCCATGAAGGCCGACGACGCAACGCCGGCGCCGCCCGACGCCGCCCAGGTGGCGACGCCGGTCGAGACCGCGCCGCCCGTTCCCGTCGAGGCCGCGCGCCCGGTGCCGGTGGAGACCGTGAAGGCCGTCGAGACCCCGACCACGCCGCCACCGCCGCCGCCCGACGAGGTGAAGACCGCCAAGGCCGAGGAAATCCCGGTCGAGAAGCCGGTCGAGCAGGTGGCCGAGATCGAGCCGGTGGAGACCAAGCCGGTCGAGGAGCGCCTGGAAACCCAGGCCCGCGACGTCACCCCGCCGCCGCCCAAGCCCCGCCGCCCGACACCGCCGCGGCGCGAGCCGACCCGGTGGCGGCCACCGCGCCGCCGTCGCCCAACCCGCGGCCGCAGCCCCCGGCACCGGCGCCCATCGCCGACGCCGCGCCGTCCCCCAGCCCGGCGCCGCCCGCCCAGACCGCGATGGTGTCGGCGCCGGCACCGCGTCCGTCGCGCCCGGCCGGTCCGTCGCAGTCCTATTTGTCCGCGCTGCGCGCCCAGCTCGAGCGCCATAAGACCTATCCGCCCGCCGCCCAGCGCCGCCGCATGGAAGGCACGACGACCGTGCGCTTCACCATCACCCGCGCCGGCGTGATCCTGAACGCGCGCATCCTCAACAGCTCCGGCCATTCGATGCTCGATCGCGAGGTCGAGGAGCTGCTGCAGCGGGCCAGCCCGCTGCCGGCCTTGCCGCCCGATGTCGAGACCGAGCAACTGGAGATCGTCGTCCCGATCAGCTTCTACCTGCGCTGACGCCGGCCCGCGCGCAGGGGCTATTCGGCGTCGACGACGATGACCACCCGGCGGTTCTCGCGCCGCCCGCCGGCCGAACGGTTGTCCTCGATCGGCCGGCGGGCGCCGGTACCTTCGATGGCGATATCCTGGCGCTGCATGCCGGCCGCGATCATCGCCTCGGCCACCGCGGCGGCGCGGCGCTGCGAGAGCGCGTCGTTGTAGGCGGCGGCGCCGGTGTCGTCGGTGTGTCCCTCGACCCGGCCGCGCCGGATGTCGACCGACAGCAGGGTGCGTGCGATGCGGGCGATGTTCGCCGCCTGACCATCGGCCAGCCGGCTTTCGTTCACGCCGAACAGCAGCTTGTCGGACATGCCGAATTCCCACGTGCCGTCACCCGGCTGGAAACCCAGGTCGCGCAGCGCTGCCATCTGCGTCGCCGTCAGGCCGCGGGTGGGCGGTGGGGCGGGGCCGGCGGCGTGGCGCAGGCGGCCAGCATGCCCGCTGCCGCCAGCAGGCCGGCGATGATGCGCAAGGTGAGGCGTCGGACGAGAACCATCTGTATTCTCCGGCAGCGGCGGCCTGTGCCGGCCCTACTGGCCGGCGGGCCGGCGTCCCCCGCGCGATCGCTGCTTGCTCGCATACATCGCAGCGTCCGCCACGCGCAGCAGCCCTTCGGCGTCGCGGGCGTGCTCGGGAAACAGCGCGATGCCGATGCTGACCGAGGGTGTTATGGCATCTCCGGACGGTAGGGCAAGCGGTTGTGAAATGCTCGCCTGGATTCCGTCCGCGATCCGCTCGGCATCGTCGGGCTCGCCAATGGCCGGCAGCAGGGCCGCGAACTCGTCGCCGCCCAGGCGGGCGACGATATCGCCCGCGCGCAGGCGCGCCTGCGCGCGCTGGGCGACCGCGGCCAGGACCATGTCCCCGGCGGCATGGCCGAAGCGGTCGTTCGTTTCCTTGAAGCGGTCATTGTCGAAGAACATCACCGCCAGCCGCCCGCCTGCGGCCTCGGCCGCGCGCACCGCCATGGCCAGTCGCTCTTCGAACAGGGCGCGGTTGGGCAGGCCGGTCAGGCTGTCATGGTTGGCACGGTGGGCGAGGGCCGCGTGCTCGCGCTGGAGGCTGCCCTGCCACGCCTGCAACTCGCCCAGCAGGGCGTTGAAGTCGCGGCCGAGCGCGTCCATTTCGATGATCGGCGTCGGCGGCACCCGGCGCTCGAAGGCGCGCTCGCGGCGGGCCGCGTGGGCGACCTGCGCCAGTGCCTGGAGCGGGCCGACGATGCTGCGCTGCAGGTGGCGCACCACCAGCGCGGAGGCCAGCGTCGCGAGCGCGAAGCAGACGACGGCCCCGACCAGCGCCCCGGCCAGGAACTCCGTCAGCCCGCCGCCGCTGCCATGCAGCCTAACCGTGCCCACGACCTCGCCCTCATGGACGATCGGCACCAGGAACGGGGTAGAGAACGCCATCCGCCCGATCCAGCGCTCCAGGCGATCGAGCAGGCCGCTGTGGGGCTGCTCCCACGATGCCAGGATGGTGCCGTCGCGCAGGATGAGGGCGATGTCCGCCACCTCCCGCACCGCCCCCAGAAGCTCGATCGCTTCCGCGGCTGCCCGCGGATCGGCGAACACGACGGCGGCCTCGGCGGTGTAGGCGGCCGACTGCGCGATCAGTTCGAGGTTGTGATAGGCGTAGGCGTGGATGATCGCCAGGCCGGTCAGCACGATGCTGGCACCCGTCATGCCGATCGCCAGCAGGATCAGCCGGAAATGGGTGCGGCCCAACAGATGCTGCAGGGTCGGCCCGGCCGGGGCAGGGGCCGTGGCCGCGGGCATGGGCGTGGTCGGCTGATGCGCGCCGGCGTTCATGACCGCTGCTCCGGCGGCCGGGCCAGGCGCAGGACGCGAGGATTGACGCGGGTGCCGCTGCGGGCGACGGCGTCCAGGTTCATCTGGAACGCGAGGCGGTCGCCCTCGGTGCGCAGGCAGAACATGCCGCCGCTGCGGCAGGCCGGGTCGCGCTCGAAGACGGTCAGGATGGGGCGGCCGGCGATGGCCGACATCAGGTGGGGCAGTTCGCCCTCGGCCAGTTCGCCCACATGCACCGCGTCGCAGGCCTGGCCGATCCCCGGGTCCGGCGCGGCAAAGCGGGTGACCAGGATCGTCCGGCCAGGCGTGGTGCGGGTGGTCGCAGGCCAGTCGGCGGCATCGTCGGAACGGCCGACGACGCACAGCCGCACGGGGTCCGGGTCGGCCGGCCAGCGCGTGTAGCTGATGATGCCGCGGACGATGGCCCACATGGCGCCCGCTCGCGCATCGACCGGCTGGGCCGACGGCGTCTGGCCTTCGGCGCGGCTGCCCGCCGATAGGGCGGCGATCAGCCCCAGGGCGACCAGCGCTGTCCGGTTGGAGACGGTGAAGCCGGATTGCAGGCGTGGCATCGCGCTATCGTATTCCGCGCATCGACCGCTTGGACAGCGCAAAGGTCGGCGGGGCCGGGGCCCTCAGCGCAGGACCAGCAGGGCCAGCATCGCCGTGCCGATGGCGATGCGATACCAGGCGAACGGCACGAAGCCGTGGCGGGCGACGAAGCCGACCACCGCGCGCACCACCAGCAGGGCGGCCAGGAACGCGGCCACGAAGCCGATGGCGATCACCGCCCCGCCGGACATGTCCAGCGAATCCCGGTTGCGGAACAGGTCGTAGGCGGTGGCGGCCGCCATCGTCGGGACGGCCAGGTGGAACGAGAATTCGGTCGCCGTCCGCCGGTCGAGGCCCAGCAGCATGCCGCCCAGGATGGTGGCGCCCGAGCGGGATACGCCGGGGATCATGGCGACCGCCTGGCAGAGGCCGATGCGGAGCGCCAGTCCGAAGCGGATGTCGTCGACGTCGGCGACCCGCGCCACAGGCTTCATGCGCTCCACGGCCAGGATCACGAAGCCGCCGAGGATCAGCGCCACCGACACCACCCAGGGGGAGAACAGCACCTCCTTGATGAAGCGGTGGGCGAAGAAGCCGATCAGCAGGGCCGGCAGCACGCCGAAGAAGAGGTTGCCATAGAAGCGCTGGGCCGCGGGGTCGTGGCCGAGGCGCCCCAGGCTGCCGAACAGCCGGTCGCGATAGAGCCAGCAGACGGCCAGGATGGCACCGAGCTGGATCGCGATCTCGAACACCTTGCCGGGCGGCCCGCGAAAGCCGATCAGGTCGACGGCCAGTAGCAGGTGGCCGGTCGACGACACCGGGATGAACTCCGTCAACCCCTCGAGCAGGCCGAGCAGGGCGGCTTGAAGCGCGGTCGAGAGGTCCATCGGGGTGTCCCGATCGCGAAGCAGGGAGAAAAGGGGCCGGAAGGGCGATGGTGGGCGCGGTAGGGATTGAACCTACGACCCCCGCGGTGTGAACACGGTGCTCTCCCACTGAGCTACGCGCCCGCCCGGCGGATGGCTTATAGTGGCCCGCGTCCGGCCAAGTCAACCATGGCCGGCGATCCCGTGCGGAGAAAGGGCGGACGATGCGCAGCCTGCGAATGCTGGGGGTGCTGGGGGCCTGGCTGGTACTGGGGCCGGCGGCCGCGCTGGCGGCCCCGAAGTCGATCGAGCTGCAATACGACGTCTACACCGCCGGCCTGCCGACGCTCGCCCTGAAGCTCGACATCGCCTTCACGGGCGAAGGGTACCGCGTCGCCGCCGACATGCAGACGCAAGGGCTGGCCGGGTTCCTTTTCCCCTGGCACTACCAGAGCGTATCGGAAGGGGTGGTGGCGGGCGGCGACCTGCGGCCCGCCCTCTATCGCACGACCAGCACCGCGTCGGGCAAGACCAAGACTGCCCGCCTGGTCTATCGCGCCGACGGCACCGTGGCGGCGACGGCGGAACCCGCGGTGGAGGAGGGGCGGGACCCGGTGCCGCCGGGGCTGACCCGGGGGTCCGTCGACATCCTGACCGCTGTCCTGCGCGTCACGCGGCGGCTGGAGTCGACGGGGCGATGCGATGGCGAAGTGCCGGTCTATGATGGCTTGCGCCGCTATGACCTCGTCTTCAGCGATGGCGGGCTCGACCGGTCCAACGCCATGACCGTGTCGGCCGTGCGCCGCTGCTCGGCCTCCATGCGCCGGCTGGCGGGGTTCCTGAAGACACTTTCGCCGTGGGACGACGGCGACGATGCGCGCGCGGCCGCCATCGCGGTGGCCTCGCTGGGCGGGGACCTGCCGCTGGTGCCGGTCCGGCTCGACCTGGCAACGCCGATCGGCATGGCCTATGCCGAGCTGGCATCGGTCAAGATCGACGGCCGGGCCCTGCCGGCGCCGGGCGATGACATCTCCGTCGCCAAGGGGCCGGCGCCAAGGCGCTAGCTATCCGGCAGGGATTGCCGCCGATGCGGCCTGGATGAGGGCGCACACGGCATGCAGGTCGGGGACGACGCCGGTGCACAGGGAATGGATCTCCGGCGTCGGCACCAGCAGGTCGGGCACCATGAAGGTCATCATGCCGGCCGCGGCGGCGGAGCGGACCCCGTTGTGGGAATCCTCCAGGGCCAGGCACCGGCCGGGTTCCACGCCCAGGCGCCTGGCCGCCGTCAGGAACGGGTCGGGTGCGGGCTTGCCGGCGGCGTAGTCGCCATGGCCGATCACCGCGTGGAACCGCTCGGTCAGGCCATGGGCGGCCAGATGGCTCTGCACTGTGGAATGGGCCGACGAGGTCGCGATGCAGCGCGGCATGGCGAGCCGGTCGAGAAGATCGAGCAGCTCGACGACACCCGGCTTCAGCCGCAGTTGCGTGGCCGCCAGCAGGTCGAAATGCCCGACCATCCCGGCAAAATAGGCATCGATGGGGAAATCCGGCCCCATCTGCTCCAGCAGAAGCACCCGGCTGCGGACCCACGGCACGCCGATGGTGCCGTGGATGACCGCCGCCGGCAGGTCGTGCCCGCCGGCTACGGCCGCCGCCAGGAATGCTTCCTGGTAGAGGGCCTCGGTATCGAAGATCAGCCCGTCCATGTCGAAGATCACGGCGGCGGGCATCTGCGGCAGCGTCATCTGCGGCAGCGTCATGTCCGGCTAGCGCGCGGCCACGCGGGCGATGGCGGTCGGCAGGTCGGCGAAATCGTCGATGATGGCGTCTGCGTGCAGCTCTGCCAGCGGCACCCGCGCATAGCCGTAGGATACGGCCACGACCGGCACTCCGGCCGCCTTGGCGGTGGCGACGTCGTGCTCGTTGTCGCCCACCATCAGCGCCTGGGCCGGCGTCAGGCCGAGGCCGGCGATGGCGGCCAGCAGCGGGGCCGGGTCGGGCTTCTTGACCGGCAGGCTGTCGCCGCCGACGACCGAGGTCAGCAGCCGGTCGAGGCCGAGGCTGGCCAGCATCAGGCGGGTGGCGCGCTCGGGCTTGTTGGTGCAGAGGCCGAGCTTGTGGCCGGCCGCGGCCAGCCCCTCCAGCGTTGCCATGACGCCCGGATAGGTCTCGGTGCTGTCGGCCGAGATCGGCTCGTAGATTTCCAGGAAGCGCTTGCCGTGCCGGGCCAGCGTGTCGCCTTCGACGGGCCGGCCGGCGGCGGCAAAGCCGCGCTCCACCAGCTTCAGGGCGCCGTCGCCGATCATCCGGCGCACGGCGTCCAGCGGCCGGGGCTCCAGCCCCTGTTCGGCCAGCAGGCGGTTGAGGGCGGTGCGCAGGTCGGCGGCGCTGTCGACCAGCGTCCCGTCAAAGTCGAAAATGATCGCGGGGAAACGCTCTGGCGTCATCGAAGGTCACAATCTTTGAGGGTCGGCCGGCTTGACCCTGCGCCGGACGGCCGATATCCGACCGGGAAGCGCATCCTGCCGGCCGGCGGGAAGGGCAACGAATTTATTAGCGGGTCGGGGTTCCCATGACCACTGGCGACAATCGGACGACCGCCCCCACGCTCGCGATCGTGCTGGCCGCGGGCGAGGGCACGCGCATGCGCTCGACCCAGCCCAAGGTGATGCACAAGGTGGCGGGCCGCACGATGGTGGGCCATGTCCTGGACGCCGTCGCCGGCGCCGGCGTGACCGATGTCGTCGTCGTCGTCGGCCCCGGCATGGAGGCCTTGGCCAAGGCCGTCGCCCCCCACCCGATCGCCATCCAGCAGGACCGCCGCGGCACGGCCCACGCGGTGCTGGCCGCACGGGATGCGATCGCAGCGGGTGCGGGCGATGTCCTGGTCGTCTTCGGCGACACCCCACTCGTGTCGTCCGAGACCATCGGCCGGCTGCTGGCCGAGCGTCGGCAGGGTGCGGCCGTCGCGGTCCTGGGCTTCCGCCCGGCCGACCCGTCGCCTTACGGCCGCTTCGTGCTGGATGCCGATGGCGGGCTCGCGCGCATCGTCGAGGCCAAGGACGCGACCGAGGATGAGCGCCGCATCGGCCTGTGCAATGCCGGGCTGATGGCGATCGACGGGGCCCGCGCGCTGGATCTGCTGGACCGGGTCGGCTGCGACAATGCCAAGGGGGAATTCTACCTGACCGACCTCGTCGCCGTTGCCCGCGCGGCGGGTGCCGCCTGCCGCTTCGCCGAGGCCCCGGTCGAGGAACTGATGGGCGTCAACACCCGCGCCGACCTG encodes:
- a CDS encoding DMT family transporter; the encoded protein is MITPTPALHADQPGRGILFMLGAVACFVVMDALIKWLSAKFPTMQVVFFRSLFALVPIAVLVIQQGGIARLKTKRPAMHALRCLIGLGSMVCFFHAFRVMPLADVIAIGFAAPLFVTALSVPLLKEKVGIRRWSAVVVGFAGVLIMVRPGADVFEIGAGVALIGTVLYSLAMILMRDLGRTDTTTAITFYFTMAGTIVAGAAIPFVWVEPVGMDWALLVLVGLIGGVAQLLMTQAFRLTPVAVIAPFDYTAMLWGSILGYAVWGEIPDALLWVGAAIVAASGLYIVHRETRLRIPRLNIGTRTAGRR
- a CDS encoding polysaccharide deacetylase family protein, which translates into the protein MHLPTHGRYAYSGLPRRPVYDWPNGRRLAVYIGLNLEHFAFGEGLGAELAPGGPQPDVLNYAWRDYGNRVGAWRLLELFDQLSLPASVLLNSSLYHYCPQLVAAFRDRGDEMVGHGRTNAERQGILAEEDERQLIAEATAAMVRYEGRLPAGWLGPWISQSRATPCLLKEAGYRYVLDWAMDDQPVWMATRAGPILSVPYPQELNDIPAIVARRMDADAFADMIVDQFDEMRRQAADAPLVMGIALHAYLVGQPHRLVHLRRALAHIAAAAGDVWITRAGAIAAHVERLPKGTVPDAPSWSGDGR
- a CDS encoding MotA/TolQ/ExbB proton channel family protein, encoding MDATIPAAAHAAAGHLSFVDFFWMADPVVKAVMVVLLVGSVGVWAVVVEKMARGRRLRRAVAAFGAALGDGRGVDPGQSPFARNVLVAAARELAFDPADESLGERRMRVERAARRAGFDQLKPLELGLPFLATVSSAGPFIGLFGTVWGIMNSFSAIAASQDTSLAVVAPGIAEALFATALGLIAAVPAVIAYNRYATSLRRLQGEVSAAVERLGGELVHRRAAAHRMAA
- a CDS encoding ExbD/TolR family protein encodes the protein MAGMINMGGDDDEAPPLAGEINVTPFVDVMLVLLIVFMVAAPLMMAGVPVQLPKSEAARVSAPREPLVVSIDREGKIFLRQDPVEADALRSNLLKLAETEKDAVVYVRADRTIPYGRAMEVLGIVSASGFGRVSLLSEASAASAPPPKP
- a CDS encoding energy transducer TonB translates to MAATAPPSPNPRPQPPAPAPIADAAPSPSPAPPAQTAMVSAPAPRPSRPAGPSQSYLSALRAQLERHKTYPPAAQRRRMEGTTTVRFTITRAGVILNARILNSSGHSMLDREVEELLQRASPLPALPPDVETEQLEIVVPISFYLR
- a CDS encoding OmpA family protein encodes the protein MAALRDLGFQPGDGTWEFGMSDKLLFGVNESRLADGQAANIARIARTLLSVDIRRGRVEGHTDDTGAAAYNDALSQRRAAAVAEAMIAAGMQRQDIAIEGTGARRPIEDNRSAGGRRENRRVVIVVDAE
- a CDS encoding diguanylate cyclase domain-containing protein, whose amino-acid sequence is MNAGAHQPTTPMPAATAPAPAGPTLQHLLGRTHFRLILLAIGMTGASIVLTGLAIIHAYAYHNLELIAQSAAYTAEAAVVFADPRAAAEAIELLGAVREVADIALILRDGTILASWEQPHSGLLDRLERWIGRMAFSTPFLVPIVHEGEVVGTVRLHGSGGGLTEFLAGALVGAVVCFALATLASALVVRHLQRSIVGPLQALAQVAHAARRERAFERRVPPTPIIEMDALGRDFNALLGELQAWQGSLQREHAALAHRANHDSLTGLPNRALFEERLAMAVRAAEAAGGRLAVMFFDNDRFKETNDRFGHAAGDMVLAAVAQRAQARLRAGDIVARLGGDEFAALLPAIGEPDDAERIADGIQASISQPLALPSGDAITPSVSIGIALFPEHARDAEGLLRVADAAMYASKQRSRGGRRPAGQ
- a CDS encoding YfiR family protein, with protein sequence MPRLQSGFTVSNRTALVALGLIAALSAGSRAEGQTPSAQPVDARAGAMWAIVRGIISYTRWPADPDPVRLCVVGRSDDAADWPATTRTTPGRTILVTRFAAPDPGIGQACDAVHVGELAEGELPHLMSAIAGRPILTVFERDPACRSGGMFCLRTEGDRLAFQMNLDAVARSGTRVNPRVLRLARPPEQRS
- a CDS encoding undecaprenyl-diphosphate phosphatase yields the protein MDLSTALQAALLGLLEGLTEFIPVSSTGHLLLAVDLIGFRGPPGKVFEIAIQLGAILAVCWLYRDRLFGSLGRLGHDPAAQRFYGNLFFGVLPALLIGFFAHRFIKEVLFSPWVVSVALILGGFVILAVERMKPVARVADVDDIRFGLALRIGLCQAVAMIPGVSRSGATILGGMLLGLDRRTATEFSFHLAVPTMAAATAYDLFRNRDSLDMSGGAVIAIGFVAAFLAALLVVRAVVGFVARHGFVPFAWYRIAIGTAMLALLVLR
- a CDS encoding DUF3108 domain-containing protein, with the translated sequence MRSLRMLGVLGAWLVLGPAAALAAPKSIELQYDVYTAGLPTLALKLDIAFTGEGYRVAADMQTQGLAGFLFPWHYQSVSEGVVAGGDLRPALYRTTSTASGKTKTARLVYRADGTVAATAEPAVEEGRDPVPPGLTRGSVDILTAVLRVTRRLESTGRCDGEVPVYDGLRRYDLVFSDGGLDRSNAMTVSAVRRCSASMRRLAGFLKTLSPWDDGDDARAAAIAVASLGGDLPLVPVRLDLATPIGMAYAELASVKIDGRALPAPGDDISVAKGPAPRR
- a CDS encoding HAD family hydrolase, translated to MTLPQMTLPQMPAAVIFDMDGLIFDTEALYQEAFLAAAVAGGHDLPAAVIHGTIGVPWVRSRVLLLEQMGPDFPIDAYFAGMVGHFDLLAATQLRLKPGVVELLDLLDRLAMPRCIATSSAHSTVQSHLAAHGLTERFHAVIGHGDYAAGKPAPDPFLTAARRLGVEPGRCLALEDSHNGVRSAAAAGMMTFMVPDLLVPTPEIHSLCTGVVPDLHAVCALIQAASAAIPAG
- the gph gene encoding phosphoglycolate phosphatase (PGP is an essential enzyme in the glycolate salvage pathway in higher organisms (photorespiration in plants). Phosphoglycolate results from the oxidase activity of RubisCO in the Calvin cycle when concentrations of carbon dioxide are low relative to oxygen. This enzyme is a member of the Haloacid Dehalogenase (HAD) superfamily of aspartate-nucleophile hydrolase enzymes (PF00702).); the protein is MTPERFPAIIFDFDGTLVDSAADLRTALNRLLAEQGLEPRPLDAVRRMIGDGALKLVERGFAAAGRPVEGDTLARHGKRFLEIYEPISADSTETYPGVMATLEGLAAAGHKLGLCTNKPERATRLMLASLGLDRLLTSVVGGDSLPVKKPDPAPLLAAIAGLGLTPAQALMVGDNEHDVATAKAAGVPVVAVSYGYARVPLAELHADAIIDDFADLPTAIARVAAR